Proteins encoded by one window of Blautia luti:
- a CDS encoding DUF4097 family beta strand repeat-containing protein encodes MKRWAKVWLAAGVGCCVCGAALTGIGVASGGSKYVKSADLNKMDGAAKKSDNEMVLEKTKLDDFDSADISMTDMNLQVVSSDDQYCYISYRASDQKKDPISYQVKDGKLRIQENNNDGKTYYHVDIGFLSGLLGEGTLTTDENVVTIYVPEGQKWKLADIKSDMGNILLNGCEIENGAVQTDSGDVFFKNCDFNNLKVKTDMGDLCFIGKEDVMRTWNIQVNTDMGDINVDDALTGKMVEDQEDCDISYTQKGTGGNLVIQTDSGNIRLKCR; translated from the coding sequence ATGAAAAGATGGGCAAAGGTATGGCTTGCAGCAGGAGTCGGATGCTGTGTATGTGGTGCAGCTTTGACGGGCATCGGTGTTGCGAGCGGTGGAAGTAAATATGTGAAATCAGCAGATTTAAACAAAATGGATGGAGCTGCAAAAAAAAGCGATAATGAGATGGTTCTTGAGAAAACAAAGCTTGATGATTTCGACTCAGCAGACATCTCCATGACAGATATGAATTTGCAAGTAGTCAGTTCAGATGATCAGTACTGTTATATTTCTTATCGGGCATCCGATCAGAAAAAGGATCCGATCAGTTATCAGGTAAAGGATGGTAAATTAAGGATTCAGGAAAATAACAATGATGGGAAGACTTATTATCATGTTGATATCGGATTTTTGTCGGGTCTTTTGGGTGAAGGAACACTTACTACAGATGAAAATGTGGTAACAATTTACGTGCCGGAAGGTCAGAAATGGAAGCTTGCAGATATTAAATCGGATATGGGCAATATATTGCTGAATGGATGCGAAATCGAAAATGGAGCCGTTCAGACGGATTCAGGAGATGTATTTTTTAAAAATTGCGATTTCAATAATCTGAAAGTGAAAACGGATATGGGTGATCTTTGTTTTATTGGTAAAGAAGACGTGATGCGCACATGGAACATACAGGTGAATACTGATATGGGAGATATCAATGTAGATGATGCGCTGACCGGTAAGATGGTGGAAGACCAGGAGGACTGTGATATTTCTTACACACAAAAAGGAACGGGCGGAAATCTGGTGATCCAGACTGACAGTGGAAATATAAGGCTGAAATGCAGATAA
- a CDS encoding FtsX-like permease family protein, with amino-acid sequence MHKGIFSRLAKQNIRNNKSTYIPYIITCIFCIAMIYMMEFLRDCPTLDQAVRQADEVRMIVFTGEIVVEIFCIIFLIYSNSFLMKRRQKEIGLYNILGLERNHIGIVMFLETIITSIGSLAGGIAVGIIGSKLALLLLLKLLHIPSVLGFYISVKGIFTCLFMFGIIFLMILFLNLAKIHLSRPVELLRGNNTGEKEPAAKWLMALIGFICLGAGYYLAVTTESPIKAITIFLLAVILVMAGTYLLFTAGSIVILKFLRLRKSFYYRTGNFISISGMLYRMKQNAIGLASICILSTGVLLMISMTVSIYFGMNDIMLNRYPYDVDMSVTSISEDECQTAIEAFEKAIADNKVPVEKSVEEIYLDIVCSKNGDQILIKPANTIRNSDSVLVLSLLNQAEYERLTGISANLKDGEIFAWYPSAVQKDSVTVDETEFTVKKWLDKNPLTCGEDAVSDNAVLVVTDEDFKKFDEMRTEMYKGVSSAPAGEDLTLHLGLDITGSETDKIDFGTPVMEVVKDLKKNGGLSENSWITSGIRQQEYESYYADNGSLLFIGIFLGSLFLMGTAMIIYYKQISEGYEDQKRFEIMQKVGLSRREVRSSVRRQILMVFFLPLLMAMLHITMAFPMIRRMLLLFGMTNTKLFIGCTAGTVLIFAVVYGLIYLMTARSYYHIVERK; translated from the coding sequence ATGCATAAGGGAATTTTTTCCAGACTTGCAAAACAGAATATCCGAAACAACAAAAGCACATATATTCCATACATAATCACCTGTATTTTCTGTATTGCAATGATTTATATGATGGAATTTCTGCGTGACTGCCCGACACTGGATCAGGCAGTGCGTCAGGCGGATGAAGTGCGTATGATCGTGTTTACAGGAGAGATAGTCGTAGAGATCTTCTGTATTATTTTTCTGATCTACAGTAATAGTTTTCTAATGAAGAGAAGGCAGAAAGAGATAGGTCTTTATAATATTCTTGGACTGGAAAGAAATCACATTGGAATCGTAATGTTTCTTGAAACGATCATTACCTCAATAGGTTCACTTGCCGGCGGTATTGCAGTCGGAATTATTGGAAGTAAGCTGGCACTTCTTTTGTTGTTAAAGCTGCTTCATATCCCTTCAGTGCTTGGATTTTATATTTCAGTAAAGGGGATTTTTACCTGTCTGTTCATGTTTGGCATCATATTTTTGATGATTCTGTTTCTGAATCTTGCGAAAATTCATTTAAGCCGTCCGGTAGAATTACTTCGCGGTAATAATACCGGAGAAAAAGAGCCGGCAGCAAAATGGCTTATGGCATTGATTGGTTTTATTTGCCTTGGCGCAGGTTATTACCTTGCGGTTACGACTGAATCTCCAATTAAGGCAATTACGATATTTCTTCTTGCTGTTATTCTTGTTATGGCAGGGACTTATCTGCTTTTTACCGCAGGAAGTATTGTGATTCTGAAGTTTCTCCGACTCAGAAAGAGTTTTTATTACAGGACTGGAAATTTTATCAGCATATCGGGAATGCTTTATCGAATGAAGCAGAACGCAATCGGTCTGGCAAGTATCTGTATACTAAGTACAGGTGTTCTGCTTATGATTTCCATGACAGTTTCCATTTATTTCGGAATGAATGATATTATGCTGAATCGCTATCCGTATGATGTTGATATGTCTGTTACCAGCATAAGCGAAGATGAATGTCAGACCGCAATAGAGGCTTTTGAAAAAGCTATTGCGGATAATAAAGTTCCGGTAGAAAAGTCTGTGGAGGAAATCTATCTGGATATCGTATGCAGCAAAAACGGTGATCAGATTCTGATAAAACCAGCAAATACTATTCGAAATTCTGATTCGGTACTGGTACTTTCTCTTTTGAATCAGGCAGAATATGAAAGACTTACAGGAATTTCTGCAAATCTTAAGGATGGTGAAATTTTTGCATGGTATCCTTCAGCTGTGCAGAAAGATTCAGTTACTGTTGATGAGACAGAATTTACAGTGAAAAAATGGCTGGATAAGAATCCCCTGACCTGTGGCGAAGATGCAGTCAGTGATAATGCAGTGCTGGTTGTTACAGATGAAGATTTTAAGAAATTTGACGAGATGCGTACAGAAATGTATAAAGGCGTTTCTTCTGCTCCTGCGGGAGAGGATCTGACACTTCATCTTGGTCTGGATATTACCGGTTCGGAGACAGATAAGATTGATTTTGGAACCCCGGTAATGGAGGTTGTTAAAGACTTGAAGAAAAACGGAGGCTTGTCAGAAAACTCATGGATAACTTCCGGAATCCGCCAGCAGGAATATGAGTCCTATTATGCGGATAATGGTTCTCTTTTGTTTATCGGAATCTTTCTCGGTTCTCTTTTCCTTATGGGAACAGCTATGATTATTTATTATAAACAGATTTCTGAAGGATATGAAGATCAGAAACGATTTGAGATCATGCAGAAGGTTGGATTAAGCCGCCGGGAGGTCAGAAGTTCTGTCCGCAGACAGATTCTGATGGTATTTTTCCTCCCGCTGTTAATGGCAATGCTTCATATTACCATGGCATTTCCAATGATCCGAAGAATGCTCCTGCTCTTTGGAATGACAAATACGAAGCTGTTTATTGGATGTACGGCGGGAACAGTTCTGATTTTTGCTGTTGTGTATGGGTTGATTTATCTTATGACGGCGCGTTCTTACTATCATATTGTAGAACGCAAATAA
- a CDS encoding ABC transporter ATP-binding protein, with product MALLEVTNIKKIYSTRFGGNKVQALSNVTFSVEEGEFVAIMGESGSGKTTLLNILASLDRPTSGEVLLEGKNIVYLTEKEISAFRRKNLGFVFQDFNLLDTFSLRDNIYLPLVLTGEDYREMEQKIRPIAQVLKITELLDKFPYEVSGGQKQRAAVARALITNPKLILADEPTGALDSKAASALLSVFGEINAEGQTILMVTHSAQAASHASRVLFIKDGEVFHQIYKGSKSRQEMYQMIADTLTILTTGGEQHA from the coding sequence ATGGCTTTGCTTGAAGTTACAAATATCAAAAAAATATACAGTACACGTTTCGGGGGAAACAAGGTACAGGCGCTTTCAAATGTTACATTTTCTGTAGAGGAAGGTGAGTTTGTCGCGATTATGGGGGAATCTGGTTCCGGTAAGACAACCTTGCTGAATATTCTTGCGTCTCTGGATCGTCCGACATCCGGAGAGGTTCTTCTGGAAGGAAAAAATATCGTATACCTTACAGAAAAAGAAATATCAGCATTCCGAAGGAAAAATCTTGGATTTGTTTTTCAGGATTTTAATCTGCTGGATACCTTCAGCCTGAGAGATAATATTTATCTTCCACTTGTTCTTACAGGAGAAGATTATCGTGAGATGGAACAGAAAATCCGCCCGATTGCGCAGGTTCTTAAGATCACAGAGCTTCTGGATAAATTTCCATATGAAGTTTCCGGTGGTCAGAAACAACGTGCTGCTGTTGCAAGGGCGTTGATCACGAATCCCAAACTGATTCTTGCGGATGAACCGACGGGCGCACTTGATTCAAAGGCGGCATCAGCACTTCTTTCCGTATTTGGTGAAATCAATGCAGAGGGACAGACAATCCTCATGGTCACACACAGTGCACAGGCAGCCAGCCATGCGTCCAGAGTTCTTTTCATCAAAGACGGAGAAGTTTTTCATCAGATATACAAAGGCAGTAAATCACGTCAGGAAATGTATCAGATGATCGCGGATACGCTTACGATACTTACGACAGGTGGTGAGCAGCATGCATAA
- a CDS encoding sensor histidine kinase, translating into MELIAAAPDINLSQMDSPVGQYERFQQEIMQQLNQMRIDVENASQKASEDMKDYYTMWAHQIKTPIFALRLLLQESPEENKEKLSELFKIEQYVEMVLGYLRTEDMSSDLKLSRCSLDRIIRDQIHKYAGIFVSKKLTLTYESISQDVLTDEKWLGFVIGQILSNALKYTRTGGIRIYLEKKLSLDTDDVSISIGNDDCNKVENLTLVIEDTGIGIRAEDIPRIFEKGYTGVNGRDDNRATGIGLYLSNKIMRKLGHRLYITSTEGKGTKVFLEFSVEDLNMY; encoded by the coding sequence TTGGAATTGATTGCAGCTGCACCGGATATCAATCTTTCACAGATGGATTCTCCTGTCGGTCAGTATGAAAGATTCCAACAGGAAATTATGCAGCAGTTAAATCAGATGCGTATCGATGTGGAGAATGCCAGCCAGAAGGCATCTGAAGACATGAAAGATTATTATACGATGTGGGCACATCAGATCAAAACGCCGATTTTTGCACTGCGACTTTTGCTTCAGGAGAGTCCTGAGGAAAATAAAGAGAAACTTTCGGAACTTTTTAAAATTGAGCAGTATGTGGAGATGGTTCTTGGTTATCTAAGGACAGAGGATATGTCTTCGGATCTCAAACTTTCCCGTTGTTCTCTTGACCGGATCATACGTGATCAGATTCATAAATATGCAGGAATTTTTGTCTCAAAGAAACTCACACTTACTTATGAAAGTATTTCGCAGGATGTTCTGACGGATGAAAAATGGCTGGGATTTGTGATCGGACAAATTTTATCCAATGCCCTGAAATATACCCGGACCGGAGGAATCAGAATTTATCTGGAGAAAAAATTATCTCTGGACACAGATGATGTAAGCATTTCGATAGGAAATGATGACTGCAATAAAGTAGAAAACCTTACACTGGTCATTGAAGATACCGGAATTGGTATTCGTGCAGAAGATATTCCGCGAATTTTCGAAAAAGGCTACACCGGAGTAAACGGACGGGATGATAACCGCGCAACAGGTATCGGACTGTATCTCAGCAACAAGATTATGCGCAAACTGGGACATCGTCTTTATATAACTTCTACGGAAGGAAAAGGAACGAAAGTATTTCTTGAATTTTCAGTTGAAGATTTGAATATGTATTAG
- a CDS encoding response regulator transcription factor, with the protein MYRIFIVEDDEIISEVLKKNLSSWGYDVSCAEDFSNIIQEFVRRDPQLVLLDLKLPFYNGFHWCEEIRRISQVPVIFISSAADNMNMVMAMSRGADDFIAKPFDMDVLTAKIQAILRRTYSFGTPGNVLEYKGVVLSPSRCTLTWNGNDIDLTKNELRILEILMEHAGKVVSRDAIMTKLWESDSFIDDNTLTVNITRLRRKLEKEGLKEFIITKKGLGYMV; encoded by the coding sequence ATGTATCGTATTTTTATCGTAGAGGATGATGAGATCATCTCAGAAGTACTGAAAAAGAATCTTTCGTCCTGGGGATATGATGTATCCTGTGCGGAGGATTTTTCCAATATTATACAGGAATTTGTACGCAGAGATCCCCAGCTCGTCCTGCTGGATCTGAAGCTGCCTTTTTATAATGGCTTTCACTGGTGTGAAGAAATACGCAGAATTTCTCAGGTTCCGGTTATCTTTATTTCTTCGGCGGCAGATAATATGAATATGGTTATGGCAATGAGTCGTGGCGCAGATGATTTTATTGCAAAACCATTTGATATGGATGTACTGACTGCCAAAATTCAGGCGATTCTGCGCCGCACATATTCCTTTGGAACTCCGGGAAATGTTCTGGAATATAAAGGGGTTGTTCTGAGTCCTTCCCGCTGTACACTGACGTGGAATGGAAACGATATTGATCTTACGAAAAATGAGCTTCGCATTCTGGAAATATTGATGGAGCATGCCGGAAAGGTTGTTTCCAGAGATGCGATTATGACGAAACTATGGGAGAGTGACAGCTTTATTGATGATAATACGCTGACTGTGAATATTACCCGCCTGCGCAGGAAACTGGAAAAAGAAGGACTGAAAGAATTTATCATTACCAAAAAAGGCCTTGGATATATGGTATAA
- a CDS encoding flavodoxin family protein — MKVLMLNGSPRTKGNTFIALEEMKKVFEVEGVEAEIVQVGNKDVRGCIACRRCVELGKCVFDDVVNELAPKFEEADGIVVASPVYFASANATLIATLDRLFFSTSFDKTMKVGASVVCARRGGCSATFDELNKYFTISNMPIAASQYWNCIHGRELGEADRDEEGKQTMRVLARNMTFLMKSIELGKKQFGLPEKEEHAFTHFIR, encoded by the coding sequence ATGAAAGTATTAATGCTCAACGGCAGCCCGAGAACAAAAGGAAATACATTTATTGCATTAGAAGAAATGAAAAAAGTATTCGAAGTAGAAGGTGTAGAAGCGGAAATTGTACAGGTAGGCAATAAAGATGTAAGAGGATGCATTGCCTGTAGACGTTGTGTGGAACTTGGCAAATGTGTTTTTGATGATGTGGTGAATGAACTGGCACCGAAATTTGAAGAAGCAGATGGAATTGTGGTTGCCAGTCCGGTATATTTTGCTTCAGCGAATGCTACACTGATTGCCACCCTTGACAGACTGTTTTTCAGCACATCTTTTGATAAAACAATGAAAGTGGGCGCAAGCGTGGTCTGTGCAAGACGTGGAGGCTGTTCAGCGACTTTTGATGAGCTGAACAAGTATTTTACCATATCAAACATGCCGATTGCGGCTAGCCAGTACTGGAATTGCATACATGGACGCGAACTGGGAGAAGCTGACAGGGATGAAGAAGGAAAGCAGACCATGCGTGTACTCGCCAGAAATATGACTTTTCTGATGAAGAGTATCGAACTTGGTAAAAAGCAGTTTGGACTTCCGGAAAAGGAAGAACATGCATTCACACATTTTATCAGATAG
- a CDS encoding NADAR family protein, whose translation MNVICFHNPDEENGYLSNWYLSHFTVNGIDFSSMEQFMMYQKAYRFHDEEIADNILHTDNVAEIKKLGRKVHAYDENVWNGVRQIIVYEGLKAKFSQNAELKRQLVDTGDAVLAECAVRDQIWGIGLSMGDPNRFERSKWKGNNLLGYALMLVREQL comes from the coding sequence ATGAACGTTATATGTTTCCATAACCCAGATGAAGAAAATGGCTATTTAAGTAACTGGTATCTTAGTCATTTCACAGTCAACGGAATAGATTTTTCGTCAATGGAGCAGTTTATGATGTATCAGAAGGCATATCGCTTTCATGATGAAGAAATAGCTGATAACATACTTCATACAGATAATGTTGCAGAGATTAAGAAATTAGGTCGTAAAGTACATGCCTATGATGAAAATGTCTGGAATGGTGTAAGGCAGATTATTGTTTATGAGGGATTAAAAGCGAAATTCAGTCAAAATGCAGAATTAAAACGACAACTTGTTGATACAGGGGATGCTGTGTTAGCTGAATGCGCAGTAAGAGATCAAATCTGGGGAATAGGTTTATCCATGGGTGATCCAAACAGGTTTGAGCGAAGCAAATGGAAAGGCAACAATCTTCTGGGATATGCTTTAATGTTAGTGAGAGAACAGTTATAA
- a CDS encoding RNA-guided endonuclease InsQ/TnpB family protein — protein MVKAIKVMLIPNNVQKTKLFQYAGASRFAYNWALAREIENYEKGGKFISDAELRKEFTKLRHSDEYAWLLNISNNVTKQAIKDACTAYKNFFRGLQKFPRFKSKKRSMPKFYQDNVKIRFSNTHVKFEGFSSSRKANKQKMNWVRLAEHGRIPTNAKYMNPRISFDGLNWWISVCVEFPDCREILNDDGVGIDLGIKELAVCSDGTKYKNINKSQKIKKLEKQKRRLQRSISRSYEKNKKGESYCKTNNVIKKEKLLLKRDHRLTNIRKNYLNQTISEIINRKPRFICIEDLNVSGMMKNRHLSKAVQEQRFFWFRKQLEYKCSDKGIQLIVADRFYPSSKLCSCCGNIKKDLKLSDRFYRCECGNMIDRDFQASINLKTYGEKFAS, from the coding sequence ATGGTAAAAGCCATAAAAGTAATGTTGATACCAAATAACGTGCAGAAAACTAAGTTGTTTCAGTACGCCGGTGCTTCAAGATTTGCCTATAACTGGGCTTTGGCCAGGGAAATAGAAAACTATGAAAAAGGCGGAAAATTCATTTCAGATGCAGAACTCAGAAAAGAATTTACAAAGCTTAGACATTCTGATGAATATGCATGGTTATTGAATATTTCAAATAATGTAACAAAACAGGCGATCAAAGATGCCTGTACTGCTTATAAGAACTTTTTCAGGGGTTTGCAGAAATTCCCGAGATTCAAGTCAAAAAAGAGGTCAATGCCGAAGTTCTATCAGGACAACGTTAAGATACGATTTAGTAATACCCACGTTAAATTTGAGGGCTTTTCCTCCAGCAGGAAAGCCAATAAACAAAAAATGAATTGGGTAAGACTTGCAGAACATGGACGAATTCCGACAAATGCTAAATATATGAATCCGCGAATATCCTTTGACGGATTGAACTGGTGGATCAGTGTATGTGTAGAATTTCCTGACTGTAGGGAAATACTTAATGATGACGGAGTCGGTATAGACTTGGGAATCAAAGAACTGGCTGTCTGCTCTGATGGAACTAAGTATAAGAACATCAATAAGAGTCAGAAAATAAAGAAATTAGAAAAACAGAAACGCAGATTACAGCGTAGTATCTCTCGTTCTTACGAGAAAAATAAAAAAGGAGAAAGTTACTGTAAAACAAATAATGTAATCAAAAAGGAAAAACTTTTATTAAAACGAGATCACAGATTAACAAATATCCGTAAAAACTATTTGAATCAGACCATATCTGAGATCATAAATCGAAAACCAAGATTTATATGTATTGAAGATCTGAATGTCAGCGGAATGATGAAAAACAGACATTTATCCAAAGCAGTCCAGGAACAGAGATTTTTTTGGTTTAGAAAACAGCTTGAATATAAGTGCAGTGATAAAGGGATTCAGCTTATTGTGGCTGATCGGTTTTATCCATCATCAAAGCTTTGCAGCTGTTGTGGGAATATCAAAAAAGATTTGAAGTTATCTGACAGATTTTATAGATGTGAGTGTGGGAATATGATTGACAGAGATTTCCAGGCATCTATAAATCTCAAGACTTATGGAGAAAAATTTGCAAGCTAA
- a CDS encoding IS607 family transposase, translating into MSKYYSIHEFSKIIGVSAQTLRNWDANGKLHPHHTTVSGYRYYSDEQLNQVINVKPKNRITIGYCRVSSHKQKDDLERQIDNVKTYLLAKGQPFEIISDIGSGINYKKKGLQELIRLISQNQVEKVVILYKDRLPRFGFELIEYIASLYNCEIEIIDNTEKSEQQELVEDLVQIITVFSCKLQGKRANKAKKLIRELIQEETDGKSHKSNVDTK; encoded by the coding sequence TTGAGTAAATATTATTCTATACATGAATTTTCAAAAATTATAGGCGTATCTGCCCAGACATTACGAAATTGGGATGCCAATGGAAAACTTCATCCGCATCATACTACAGTAAGTGGCTATAGATATTATTCTGATGAGCAACTCAACCAGGTAATAAATGTAAAGCCTAAAAACCGCATTACAATTGGATATTGTCGTGTTTCCAGTCATAAACAAAAAGATGATCTGGAACGACAGATTGATAATGTTAAAACATATCTTCTGGCAAAAGGACAGCCGTTTGAGATAATAAGTGATATCGGTTCCGGAATTAATTATAAGAAAAAAGGGCTCCAGGAATTGATTAGGCTAATATCTCAAAATCAGGTTGAAAAGGTTGTTATTTTGTATAAAGATCGGTTACCGCGATTTGGTTTTGAGTTGATAGAATATATCGCTTCACTTTATAATTGTGAGATTGAGATTATTGATAATACTGAAAAGTCCGAACAGCAGGAACTTGTTGAAGATCTGGTTCAGATAATTACTGTATTCAGTTGCAAATTACAAGGAAAACGAGCAAACAAAGCTAAGAAACTTATCCGGGAATTGATACAGGAGGAAACAGATGGTAAAAGCCATAAAAGTAATGTTGATACCAAATAA
- a CDS encoding bifunctional metallophosphatase/5'-nucleotidase, translated as MKLLKKAFTFIFIFMLSVSGLTGYQVNASEEQKHLDILFTHDLHSHLNSFQTIVDGTQQETGGFARLKTLINEHEKENTDTLILDGGDFSMGTLIQTVYDTEAAELRMLGYLGCDVTTLGNHEFDYGSDGLADMLNAAVSSGENLPGMVVCNVDWDEMKKAGLSEGQKQIYEAFQTYGVKDYTVIQKGDVKIAVLGVFGKDSLDCAPTCELLFKDPSEAARETVEEIKKNEDVDMIACVSHSGTWEDEKVSEDEILAKNVPDIDLIVSGHTHTQLAEPILQGDTCIVSCGEYGKNLGTLSMTQKENGRWEPDTYELVPVTDEIKADEATQKKIDELSDTVDTNYLSNFGYTREEILAENDIEFNSLSEMETKHEELNLGDIISDAYVYAVENTGDSDGEKVDVAIVPAGTVRDTYTKGDITVEQVYNSFSLGTGKDGLAGYPLISAYLTGKELKTVAEVDASISDFMTIARLYCSGMNFTYNPHRMILNKVTDCYLTGKDGEREEIQDDKLYHVVTDLYTGRMLGSVLDKSYGLISIVPKDKDGNPIENLEDYAVMDGKKELKAWAAIAEYMQSFEDTDKDGIANVPEYYNTTHERKVVDNSKNIINLVKHPNKFAIAIVGICIVAVGVILLLIFGIVKIIRRRR; from the coding sequence ATGAAATTATTAAAAAAAGCATTCACATTCATATTTATATTTATGCTGAGCGTTTCAGGGCTGACAGGATATCAGGTAAACGCCTCAGAGGAGCAAAAACATCTGGATATCCTGTTCACCCATGACCTGCATTCCCATTTGAACAGCTTTCAAACGATTGTAGACGGGACACAGCAGGAGACCGGCGGGTTTGCCCGGCTGAAAACATTGATCAATGAGCACGAGAAAGAGAATACAGATACACTCATATTGGATGGCGGAGACTTCTCCATGGGAACTCTGATACAGACTGTATATGACACTGAGGCCGCCGAACTGCGGATGCTTGGATATCTGGGCTGTGATGTGACAACTCTGGGAAATCATGAATTTGATTACGGCTCTGATGGCCTGGCAGATATGCTAAACGCCGCAGTCAGTTCAGGCGAAAACCTTCCCGGGATGGTTGTGTGTAATGTGGACTGGGATGAAATGAAAAAAGCCGGACTTAGTGAAGGGCAGAAACAGATTTATGAAGCATTTCAGACATATGGAGTAAAAGACTATACGGTAATTCAAAAAGGCGATGTAAAGATTGCAGTACTGGGTGTTTTCGGCAAGGATTCTCTGGATTGCGCTCCTACATGCGAGCTTCTTTTCAAAGATCCGTCAGAAGCAGCCAGAGAAACAGTAGAGGAAATAAAGAAGAACGAAGATGTAGACATGATCGCCTGTGTATCACACAGCGGAACATGGGAGGACGAAAAAGTATCAGAGGACGAAATCCTTGCAAAGAATGTTCCGGACATTGATCTGATCGTCAGCGGACATACCCACACACAGTTGGCAGAACCAATCCTGCAGGGAGATACCTGCATCGTATCCTGTGGAGAATATGGGAAAAATCTGGGAACGCTTTCCATGACTCAGAAAGAGAATGGACGATGGGAACCTGATACCTATGAGCTTGTTCCGGTTACGGATGAAATCAAGGCAGATGAAGCCACACAGAAGAAAATAGATGAATTGTCAGATACTGTTGACACCAATTATCTTTCCAATTTTGGTTACACCAGAGAGGAAATTCTGGCAGAGAATGACATTGAATTTAACAGCCTCAGTGAGATGGAAACAAAGCATGAGGAGTTAAATCTGGGAGATATCATATCAGATGCTTATGTATATGCAGTAGAGAATACAGGAGACTCTGACGGAGAAAAAGTAGATGTTGCAATCGTACCTGCCGGAACTGTAAGAGATACTTATACAAAAGGCGATATAACAGTGGAGCAGGTATATAATTCCTTCTCGCTGGGAACAGGAAAGGACGGACTTGCAGGTTATCCTCTGATCAGTGCATATTTAACGGGAAAAGAACTGAAAACAGTGGCAGAGGTAGATGCCTCAATTTCAGATTTTATGACAATAGCCAGATTATATTGCAGTGGAATGAATTTCACCTATAATCCCCACCGCATGATCTTAAATAAAGTAACAGACTGTTATCTGACAGGCAAGGACGGGGAAAGGGAAGAAATACAGGACGATAAATTGTATCATGTTGTCACCGACCTGTACACAGGCCGTATGCTGGGTTCTGTTCTGGACAAATCCTATGGACTGATATCCATCGTCCCTAAGGATAAAGACGGCAATCCCATAGAGAACCTGGAAGATTATGCAGTCATGGATGGAAAAAAAGAACTGAAAGCCTGGGCTGCAATCGCAGAATACATGCAATCCTTTGAAGACACAGACAAAGACGGAATTGCAAATGTGCCGGAATATTATAATACAACACACGAAAGAAAAGTTGTAGACAACAGCAAAAACATCATAAATCTGGTAAAACATCCGAATAAATTTGCCATAGCGATTGTGGGAATCTGTATTGTGGCTGTTGGGGTGATTCTGTTGCTGATCTTTGGAATTGTAAAGATTATCAGAAGAAGGAGATAG